The following are from one region of the Myxococcales bacterium genome:
- a CDS encoding DUF3387 domain-containing protein — protein sequence MKQNVTIDWTVKESVRAKLRVIVKRILRKYGYPPDKQEAATNTVLQQAELLSDFWVGTSP from the coding sequence GTGAAGCAGAACGTCACCATCGACTGGACCGTGAAGGAATCGGTCCGCGCGAAGCTTCGCGTGATCGTGAAGCGTATCCTGCGAAAGTACGGCTACCCGCCCGACAAGCAGGAGGCCGCGACGAACACGGTGCTGCAACAGGCTGAACTGCTCAGCGATTTCTGGGTGGGGACGTCGCCGTGA
- a CDS encoding virulence RhuM family protein, with translation MTRKKTPAPASIVRSSAAEYLTFVSATGDGGVEAVYADENVWLSQKMMAQLYDVEIPTINYHLKKVFEDSELEAESVIRNFRTTGPDGKTCDTKHYNLSGIIAVGYKVNSERAVQFRKWATGIVEEFTIKGYAVDDERLKRGGSVLTEQYFEEQLQRIREIRLSDRKFYQKVTDIYATAIDYDVTAQATKRFFATVQNKLHWALHGQTAAEVIVDRADASKEHMGLYTWSDAPLGKIQRFDVVVAKSYLNQEELEQLSRLVSAYLDIAENMARRKIPMTMQDWETRLNRFLDATDYAVLSDSGKVTAEIAKVHAESEFEKYRIVQDRLFRSDFDRVVEEAKQLGEGAKPRKLPRKGKKA, from the coding sequence ATGACCCGCAAAAAGACCCCCGCCCCCGCGTCCATCGTCCGTTCCTCGGCCGCCGAGTACCTGACCTTCGTTAGCGCGACCGGCGACGGCGGGGTCGAGGCGGTCTATGCCGACGAGAACGTCTGGCTCAGCCAGAAGATGATGGCCCAGCTCTACGACGTGGAGATCCCGACCATCAACTACCACTTGAAAAAGGTCTTCGAGGACAGCGAGCTCGAAGCCGAGTCAGTTATTAGAAATTTTCGAACAACTGGGCCCGACGGCAAGACCTGCGACACCAAGCACTACAACCTCTCGGGCATCATCGCCGTTGGTTACAAGGTCAACTCCGAGCGCGCGGTGCAGTTTCGCAAGTGGGCAACCGGCATCGTTGAGGAGTTCACGATCAAGGGCTACGCGGTGGACGACGAGCGCCTCAAACGCGGCGGCTCCGTCCTTACCGAGCAGTACTTCGAGGAGCAGCTCCAACGCATCCGCGAGATTCGTCTTTCGGATCGCAAGTTTTACCAGAAGGTCACCGACATCTACGCGACGGCCATCGACTACGACGTGACCGCTCAGGCTACGAAGCGCTTCTTCGCCACGGTGCAGAACAAGCTCCACTGGGCCCTCCACGGGCAGACCGCTGCGGAAGTCATCGTGGACCGCGCCGACGCTTCCAAAGAGCACATGGGCCTGTACACCTGGTCAGACGCTCCGCTCGGGAAGATCCAGAGGTTCGATGTAGTGGTCGCGAAGAGCTACCTGAACCAGGAAGAGCTCGAACAGCTCTCTCGCCTCGTCAGCGCCTACCTCGACATCGCCGAGAACATGGCGCGTCGCAAGATACCCATGACGATGCAGGACTGGGAGACCCGGCTGAACCGCTTCCTCGACGCGACGGACTACGCGGTTCTCTCCGACTCCGGCAAGGTGACCGCCGAGATCGCGAAGGTGCACGCCGAGAGCGAGTTCGAGAAGTACCGGATCGTGCAAGACCGCCTCTTCCGGAGTGACTTCGACCGCGTTGTCGAAGAGGCCAAGCAGCTTGGTGAAGGTGCCAAGCCGAGAAAGCTCCCGCGCAAGGGGAAGAAGGCATGA
- a CDS encoding Tsi3 family protein — protein sequence MTATVVRHSNGLSLLINDKQQAAETAAGFRITMRGSQERRNPEEVDVELRPGQPAEGFPKSRKAGGRTYHYRIDVESAGSSGDLHVLKAWADAGAGHVWIEQAGAAEGPGAPDFGLAWEVAGGARAQN from the coding sequence ATGACGGCGACAGTGGTGCGCCATAGCAATGGTCTGAGCCTACTCATCAACGACAAGCAGCAGGCGGCTGAAACGGCAGCCGGCTTCCGGATCACGATGCGCGGGTCTCAAGAGCGTCGTAACCCCGAGGAAGTAGACGTCGAACTTCGGCCTGGCCAGCCAGCGGAAGGGTTTCCGAAGTCACGTAAGGCCGGCGGTCGGACGTACCACTACCGGATCGACGTAGAGAGCGCCGGATCTTCGGGCGATCTGCACGTGCTGAAGGCATGGGCAGACGCCGGGGCAGGTCACGTATGGATCGAACAGGCAGGGGCGGCTGAGGGGCCCGGGGCTCCCGACTTCGGGCTCGCATGGGAGGTGGCGGGCGGCGCTCGCGCGCAGAATTAG
- a CDS encoding putative DNA binding domain-containing protein, which produces MSPKRKNGETHLVEWKESWRDEYLKWLCGFANADGGTLIIGMNDKGEPVGAGDADRLLVDLPNKIRDTLGLVVPVRTVAKNGKTLVEIDVAPSLPPISYKGEYHFRSGSTKQQLTGNALSTFLLRKFGRTWDGAPVPNIAVKNLSAEAFKRFKGYARSSNRLPAGALALSRAELVEKLRLTETGMLKRAALLLFHEDPERWVTGAYVKIGMFRSESDLAYHDEVHGDLFTQMDKTVELLLTKYMVAWISYRGLGRLETFPIPREALREAVLNALIHKDYSVGAPIQIRVYRDGLRISNAGELPPTWTAETLLRTHDSQPPNPDIANTFFRAGLIEAWGRGYEMIRDACQEAGAPEPTVATEGGFRVEWKWQVPDDARATNPAATEVTTEVTTEVTTEVTTEVTRLLAVLTGETTRRELRTALGLKNDEHFRKAYLLPALEAGLVEMTIPDKPNSRLQKYRLTDAGKARLAAIRKGTK; this is translated from the coding sequence ATGAGCCCCAAGCGCAAGAACGGCGAGACGCACCTCGTCGAGTGGAAGGAGTCGTGGCGCGACGAGTACCTGAAGTGGCTCTGCGGCTTCGCCAACGCCGACGGCGGTACGCTCATCATCGGGATGAACGACAAGGGCGAGCCTGTCGGTGCAGGTGACGCAGATCGCCTGCTGGTCGATCTGCCCAACAAGATCCGCGACACCCTCGGCCTCGTGGTGCCGGTGCGCACCGTGGCCAAGAACGGCAAGACGCTCGTCGAGATCGACGTAGCGCCCTCGCTGCCGCCCATCAGCTACAAGGGGGAGTACCACTTCCGTTCCGGAAGCACGAAGCAGCAGCTCACGGGCAACGCGCTCTCGACGTTCCTGCTGCGCAAGTTTGGCCGCACCTGGGATGGGGCGCCTGTGCCCAACATTGCAGTCAAGAACCTGAGTGCCGAGGCCTTCAAGCGCTTCAAGGGCTACGCCCGTAGCAGCAATCGACTGCCTGCTGGGGCGCTTGCGCTGAGTCGCGCGGAGCTCGTCGAGAAACTACGGCTGACCGAGACCGGAATGCTCAAGCGTGCTGCCCTCTTGCTCTTTCACGAAGATCCCGAACGCTGGGTCACCGGTGCCTACGTGAAGATCGGCATGTTCCGTAGCGAGAGCGACCTCGCCTATCACGATGAGGTGCACGGCGACCTGTTCACGCAGATGGACAAGACCGTTGAGCTTCTTCTGACGAAGTACATGGTGGCGTGGATCAGCTACCGCGGGCTCGGTCGCCTCGAGACGTTCCCCATTCCGCGCGAGGCGCTGCGCGAGGCGGTGCTGAATGCCTTGATCCACAAGGACTACAGCGTTGGCGCACCGATCCAGATCCGCGTGTACCGTGACGGGCTCCGAATCTCGAACGCAGGCGAGCTGCCGCCAACATGGACGGCAGAAACGCTTCTGAGAACACACGACTCACAGCCCCCGAATCCCGACATCGCGAACACGTTTTTTCGCGCCGGGCTCATTGAGGCCTGGGGGCGGGGTTATGAAATGATCCGCGATGCGTGCCAGGAAGCAGGCGCGCCCGAGCCGACCGTCGCCACCGAGGGTGGTTTTCGAGTGGAGTGGAAGTGGCAAGTGCCCGACGACGCGCGAGCCACGAACCCGGCGGCCACGGAAGTCACCACGGAAGTCACCACGGAAGTCACCACGGAAGTCACCACGGAAGTCACTCGTCTGCTCGCCGTGCTCACTGGGGAGACGACCCGGCGCGAACTTCGGACGGCACTCGGCCTGAAAAACGATGAGCACTTTCGCAAGGCGTACCTCCTTCCTGCGCTTGAAGCCGGCCTCGTCGAGATGACTATCCCCGACAAGCCGAATAGCCGCTTGCAAAAGTATCGACTCACCGATGCAGGCAAGGCCCGCCTCGCTGCGATCAGAAAGGGCACGAAGTGA
- a CDS encoding response regulator transcription factor has product MRVLVVEDDRQMGKFLARALADDGRDVLVVESGQAGLEQASTAPFDVVVLDWMMPGLDGLQVCEALRRQQHDVPILMLTARFEVEDRVRGLRAGADDYLTKPFELEELLARLDALARRARARPRAPGAPDMPALDWRERKLHLPEGAAVELTSREFTLLAYLLERPDQFVKRADLLSDAWKMPFDPGTNVVEVYMSRLRDKLGVHAHRLESVRGRGYRWKRDGATPR; this is encoded by the coding sequence ATGCGGGTACTCGTCGTGGAAGACGATCGCCAGATGGGCAAGTTCCTGGCCCGGGCGCTGGCCGACGACGGCCGTGACGTCTTGGTGGTGGAAAGCGGCCAGGCAGGCCTCGAGCAGGCGTCGACGGCGCCTTTCGATGTCGTGGTGCTCGACTGGATGATGCCGGGTCTCGACGGTCTGCAGGTTTGTGAGGCCCTCCGGCGGCAGCAGCACGACGTTCCCATCTTGATGTTGACGGCTCGTTTCGAGGTGGAAGACCGCGTCCGGGGCCTCCGGGCGGGCGCCGACGACTACCTGACGAAGCCCTTCGAGCTGGAAGAGCTCCTGGCCCGCCTCGACGCCCTGGCACGTCGGGCGCGGGCCAGGCCCCGCGCGCCGGGTGCCCCGGACATGCCCGCGCTCGACTGGCGCGAGCGCAAGCTGCACCTGCCCGAGGGAGCCGCCGTGGAGCTGACATCGCGAGAGTTCACGCTCTTGGCCTACCTGCTCGAGCGGCCTGACCAGTTCGTCAAGCGAGCCGATCTGCTCTCGGACGCCTGGAAGATGCCGTTCGACCCGGGCACGAACGTGGTCGAGGTTTACATGAGCCGCCTCCGTGACAAGCTAGGGGTCCACGCTCACCGGCTCGAGTCCGTTCGAGGGCGAGGCTATCGATGGAAAAGAGATGGCGCGACCCCTCGCTAG
- a CDS encoding prepilin-type N-terminal cleavage/methylation domain-containing protein yields MKSSYTNTTGPRRAQAGFTLVELMIVVVIIVILATMAAYGYGKWISRARRAEAVAMLAEMSAKEQVYIGEFAAYLPLRADDALDAPSTNESAAAFYPISPDDAGFNSRRVATSIANPAGWPQTWRAVGLRPRRSELYCTYIVNAGRAGQAVPGGADYGNRLLGAAGGTITPWFYALAACNFLGVGGLPNNVHVMGVTHNSSVIREFNEGQ; encoded by the coding sequence TTGAAATCTTCCTATACGAACACGACGGGCCCAAGACGCGCCCAGGCAGGTTTCACCTTGGTGGAGCTCATGATCGTCGTGGTGATCATCGTGATTCTCGCCACGATGGCGGCCTACGGCTACGGCAAGTGGATTAGCCGTGCCCGCCGCGCCGAGGCCGTCGCGATGCTGGCCGAGATGAGCGCCAAAGAGCAGGTGTACATCGGCGAATTCGCTGCTTACTTGCCCCTGCGTGCCGACGACGCGCTCGATGCGCCCAGCACCAACGAGAGCGCGGCGGCGTTTTATCCGATCTCCCCCGACGACGCAGGCTTCAACTCGCGCCGCGTGGCCACGTCGATCGCGAACCCCGCCGGGTGGCCTCAGACCTGGCGCGCGGTGGGCCTGAGGCCGCGACGCTCGGAGCTTTACTGCACGTATATCGTGAACGCCGGTAGGGCGGGCCAGGCGGTGCCGGGCGGCGCCGACTACGGCAACCGCTTGCTGGGTGCCGCGGGTGGCACGATCACACCTTGGTTCTATGCCCTGGCTGCCTGCAATTTCCTTGGGGTGGGTGGTCTTCCGAACAACGTGCACGTCATGGGCGTGACCCACAACTCGTCGGTGATCAGGGAGTTCAACGAAGGCCAGTGA
- a CDS encoding CusA/CzcA family heavy metal efflux RND transporter, protein MHGKGEIVAGTVMMLIGQNSRDVVAGVKTRLEEIARDLPAGVTIKSYYDRAEFIARMLRTVTINLGEGAFLVVLVLFFTLGSVRGSLLAALAIPLSMGVAVIGMHQLGVTGNLMSLGAIDFGLLVDGAIVMLEGTLHYIEHHRPSRDEIPTAVATAMRRSAKPVTFAVAIILMVYLPLMALEGQEGKMFRPMAITVALALGGALLFTLVTFPAACAYALRTPKARTKETLFDRAGVAYGRVLNRALARPAFLILAGGLVFVVTVPFAARLGAEFVPRLDEGEFSLDVRRIPSIGLSTAKALSEQTEAVVARFPETLSVVTRLGRPEVATDPVGADESAVRVKLRPKTEWTTAKDMDDLGVAMKDAIEAEVPATFVSVSQPIEDRVNQLLSGSKADLAIKVYGFDLETLLSIGNEVAAVLRGLDGTGDLRVQRVLGLPFLDVDVDRMKAARVGIRPADVLATVEAARSGIEAGVVFEGPWRFPVKVLQPPPGVDPESIGEVLVSSAQSKMVPIAQVADVKLREGPATINRENFSRRLLVEANVRGRDLVSYVGEARRMVEQKVVLPPGYHLEWAGQFENFTRAKNRLMLVVPVALGIIFGMLFLMFGDLRTVLCVFACVPFGVVGGIFALVVRDLPFSIPAAVGFIALCGVAVLNGVVMASELHRLLEDPGCLNPWRQSAIKTLRPMLTTALVAAIGFLPMAISTRAGAEVQRPLATVVIGGIVSSTLLGLLLLPVLLRLATRRMRSAALP, encoded by the coding sequence ATGCACGGCAAGGGCGAAATCGTCGCGGGCACGGTGATGATGCTCATCGGGCAGAACTCCCGGGATGTGGTGGCCGGTGTGAAGACGCGGCTCGAGGAGATCGCGCGTGACCTGCCCGCCGGGGTCACGATCAAGAGCTACTACGACCGCGCCGAGTTCATCGCGCGTATGCTCCGCACCGTCACGATCAACCTGGGCGAGGGGGCCTTCCTCGTGGTTTTGGTGCTGTTTTTCACCCTCGGCAGCGTGAGGGGCAGCTTGCTGGCGGCGCTGGCGATTCCGCTTTCGATGGGTGTGGCGGTCATCGGCATGCATCAGCTGGGTGTGACGGGAAATTTGATGTCGCTTGGAGCCATCGACTTTGGCTTGTTGGTGGATGGCGCCATCGTCATGCTCGAGGGCACGCTTCATTACATCGAGCATCATCGACCCTCACGCGACGAAATCCCCACCGCCGTGGCCACGGCCATGCGGCGCTCGGCCAAGCCGGTCACCTTCGCCGTGGCCATCATCCTGATGGTCTACCTGCCGCTGATGGCGCTCGAAGGCCAGGAAGGCAAGATGTTCCGCCCCATGGCGATTACGGTGGCTTTGGCACTTGGGGGGGCCCTGCTCTTTACACTCGTAACGTTTCCAGCGGCCTGCGCCTACGCTCTGCGCACGCCGAAGGCGCGGACCAAGGAGACCCTCTTCGATCGAGCGGGCGTGGCCTATGGCCGTGTTTTGAACCGGGCGCTCGCGCGGCCGGCTTTCCTCATCTTGGCGGGAGGGCTCGTCTTCGTGGTCACGGTGCCGTTCGCGGCCCGGCTGGGGGCCGAGTTCGTGCCCCGGCTCGATGAGGGAGAGTTTTCCCTGGACGTCAGGCGCATCCCTTCGATTGGGCTTTCGACGGCCAAGGCCTTGTCCGAACAAACCGAAGCGGTGGTGGCTCGGTTTCCCGAAACCCTCTCGGTGGTCACACGCTTGGGACGCCCCGAGGTGGCCACCGATCCTGTCGGTGCCGACGAATCGGCCGTGCGGGTGAAGCTGCGCCCCAAGACCGAATGGACGACGGCCAAAGACATGGACGATCTGGGCGTGGCGATGAAAGACGCGATCGAGGCCGAGGTTCCCGCCACCTTCGTTTCAGTGTCGCAGCCCATCGAGGACCGGGTCAACCAGCTGCTCTCGGGGTCGAAGGCCGACCTCGCCATCAAGGTTTACGGTTTCGACCTTGAAACGCTGCTCAGCATCGGAAACGAGGTGGCCGCCGTCCTGCGTGGCTTGGACGGCACGGGTGACTTGCGTGTACAGCGGGTCCTGGGGCTGCCCTTTCTCGATGTCGACGTGGACCGCATGAAGGCGGCGCGCGTGGGCATTCGGCCGGCCGACGTCCTGGCGACGGTGGAGGCCGCGCGCTCGGGCATCGAGGCCGGCGTGGTCTTCGAGGGCCCCTGGCGCTTTCCGGTAAAGGTTCTGCAGCCGCCCCCGGGGGTGGATCCCGAGTCGATTGGGGAGGTTTTGGTGAGCAGCGCGCAGAGCAAGATGGTTCCCATCGCCCAGGTCGCGGACGTGAAGCTGCGGGAGGGCCCTGCCACCATCAACCGCGAGAACTTCTCCCGCCGTCTCTTGGTGGAGGCCAACGTGCGGGGGCGTGACCTGGTGAGCTACGTGGGTGAGGCCAGGCGCATGGTCGAGCAAAAGGTCGTGCTTCCGCCCGGGTATCACCTCGAATGGGCGGGCCAGTTCGAGAACTTTACCCGGGCGAAGAACCGCCTGATGCTCGTGGTTCCCGTGGCGCTGGGGATCATTTTCGGCATGCTGTTCCTGATGTTCGGCGATCTGCGCACGGTCCTGTGCGTGTTCGCGTGCGTTCCGTTCGGCGTGGTGGGCGGCATCTTCGCGCTGGTGGTGCGCGACCTGCCGTTTTCGATTCCCGCGGCGGTTGGCTTCATCGCCCTGTGCGGTGTGGCGGTGTTGAACGGTGTCGTCATGGCCAGCGAACTGCACCGGCTTCTCGAAGATCCAGGCTGCCTCAATCCCTGGCGGCAGAGCGCGATCAAGACGCTGCGCCCCATGCTGACCACTGCGCTCGTGGCCGCCATCGGGTTTTTGCCCATGGCCATCTCCACCCGCGCGGGGGCCGAGGTGCAGCGGCCGCTGGCCACGGTGGTGATCGGGGGCATCGTGTCCTCCACCTTGCTGGGGCTCTTGTTGCTGCCGGTGCTCTTGCGCCTTGCCACCCGTCGGATGCGGTCGGCCGCGCTGCCCTGA
- a CDS encoding YfhO family protein, with product MSADEPPAPPQGHVAPPLPPRDPAWTRPGLWLVVLLSLAYAPMFWGQIIFFRDPAHWNFPARAFVRTALLSGQFPHWNPYSGLGLPVWGNPLYAVFYPPNWTLLWVPEGWVAQALTWQSFGHTLWGGFGMLWLARQFRCGKAAQLVAGLGWALSGYTSSMWSAGLLVIAGAWVPWVAVGTLASLSSLRARRPFTGALKLATPVALAFLAGELFVALMAVGSGALTAWVWHRHTARAAQAEGPGLHLTRAHLFALGGGLGLALLVGAIMIAPARAVLAQTPRAQGVARAEAERYSFHPIRLIEFVAPEAMGIPAVDYPGGRYAGEAAIDGAPLAFNAYLGASLFCLALLAFGRGRKEALWLGGFWVFTLFLCLGRYTPVHAVWRSVMLPFAYMRYPEKYVVLLVAWVCLLAALGLERVRRMDGLPWKRGLAFLALVLGLAVTAPALFPPGWAPFVRKGAAHGALAIALVFAALWFKRRRPRWLPALFAGVVFMDLAPTAWELQPFEAAHVASRPPAAAQAILNDPRDHPAPPRFYHSRKTVDTVLPLVPAFTRQDSERRWLEILTPNFPAAFGITVVPGYDAATSNRVDQIWEEGLGFGATSLRLLGVEYTILPVRDPRAPDKRASHYEALMDPLPGARLYKVRNTLPRVYPVARATVSSDKDVLFRMFTPEVADGHLALLAEGQGAQALDAPLGRAGTCQLTRYELSRIEARCTLDRQGLIVVLEGYDPGWTATLDGKAAPLWRTNHAMRGVPAPAGTHHLVMTYQPPGVRLAALLAGLGVLGFVAVIVGARRERHT from the coding sequence GTGAGCGCCGACGAGCCCCCCGCACCGCCGCAGGGTCACGTGGCGCCCCCTTTGCCTCCGAGGGATCCTGCGTGGACGCGCCCGGGCCTGTGGCTCGTGGTGTTGTTGTCCCTTGCTTATGCGCCCATGTTCTGGGGGCAGATCATCTTTTTTCGCGACCCCGCGCACTGGAACTTTCCTGCGCGCGCCTTCGTACGCACCGCGCTTTTGTCGGGTCAGTTCCCCCACTGGAATCCCTACTCGGGCTTGGGGCTGCCGGTGTGGGGCAACCCGCTTTACGCCGTGTTCTACCCACCGAATTGGACCTTGCTGTGGGTTCCCGAGGGCTGGGTGGCCCAGGCCCTGACCTGGCAGAGCTTCGGGCACACGCTGTGGGGTGGGTTCGGGATGCTGTGGCTCGCGCGTCAGTTTCGTTGCGGCAAGGCAGCGCAGCTCGTGGCAGGCCTTGGCTGGGCTCTGTCGGGGTACACGAGTTCGATGTGGTCCGCGGGGCTCTTGGTGATCGCGGGCGCCTGGGTGCCCTGGGTGGCCGTGGGCACGCTGGCCAGCCTGTCCTCTTTACGTGCACGCCGGCCGTTTACGGGGGCGTTGAAGCTGGCCACGCCCGTGGCGCTCGCGTTTTTGGCGGGGGAGCTCTTCGTGGCGCTCATGGCCGTGGGCAGCGGAGCGCTCACCGCCTGGGTGTGGCACCGCCACACGGCCCGCGCCGCGCAGGCCGAAGGCCCTGGCTTGCACCTGACGAGGGCGCACCTCTTCGCGCTTGGGGGGGGGCTTGGGCTGGCGCTGCTCGTGGGGGCGATCATGATCGCGCCGGCGCGCGCGGTGCTGGCGCAGACGCCCCGCGCCCAGGGTGTGGCCCGTGCCGAGGCCGAACGGTATTCGTTCCATCCGATCCGGCTCATCGAGTTCGTTGCCCCCGAGGCCATGGGCATTCCTGCCGTGGACTATCCGGGGGGCCGCTACGCGGGCGAGGCCGCCATCGACGGGGCCCCGCTCGCGTTCAACGCGTATCTTGGGGCCTCATTGTTTTGCCTGGCCTTGCTGGCGTTCGGACGAGGCCGCAAAGAGGCCCTGTGGTTGGGTGGCTTTTGGGTGTTCACGCTCTTCTTGTGTCTTGGGCGCTACACGCCCGTGCACGCGGTGTGGCGCTCGGTGATGCTGCCGTTTGCGTACATGCGCTACCCCGAAAAGTACGTGGTGCTGCTGGTCGCGTGGGTCTGCCTGTTGGCGGCGCTGGGGCTCGAACGCGTACGCCGCATGGACGGTCTGCCCTGGAAACGAGGGCTGGCCTTCCTGGCCCTGGTGCTGGGCTTGGCGGTCACGGCCCCCGCCCTGTTCCCGCCGGGATGGGCCCCCTTCGTGCGCAAAGGCGCCGCCCACGGGGCCCTCGCCATCGCCCTGGTGTTCGCGGCGCTGTGGTTCAAGCGCCGGCGCCCCCGGTGGCTCCCCGCTCTCTTTGCGGGCGTGGTCTTCATGGATCTCGCCCCCACGGCATGGGAGCTGCAACCTTTCGAGGCCGCGCACGTGGCGTCCCGGCCACCCGCCGCTGCGCAGGCGATCCTGAACGACCCGCGTGACCATCCGGCGCCGCCGCGCTTTTATCACAGCCGAAAAACCGTCGACACCGTCCTGCCCTTGGTGCCCGCGTTCACGCGGCAAGACTCCGAGCGGCGTTGGCTCGAGATCTTGACGCCCAACTTCCCCGCGGCCTTCGGCATCACCGTGGTGCCCGGCTACGATGCCGCCACGTCCAACCGGGTGGATCAGATCTGGGAAGAAGGCCTTGGCTTTGGCGCCACCAGCTTGCGCTTGCTGGGGGTGGAATACACCATCTTGCCTGTGCGCGATCCTCGCGCACCCGACAAGCGGGCGTCGCACTACGAGGCCCTCATGGATCCGCTGCCCGGGGCAAGGCTTTACAAAGTTCGCAACACCTTGCCGCGGGTGTACCCGGTGGCCCGCGCAACGGTGTCGAGCGACAAGGACGTCTTGTTCCGCATGTTCACGCCCGAGGTCGCGGACGGCCACCTGGCTTTGCTGGCAGAGGGCCAGGGGGCCCAAGCCCTCGATGCCCCCCTTGGGCGCGCAGGCACATGCCAGCTCACGCGCTACGAGCTGTCGCGGATCGAAGCGCGCTGCACGCTCGATCGACAGGGGCTCATCGTCGTGCTGGAAGGCTACGATCCGGGCTGGACGGCCACGCTGGATGGCAAGGCCGCTCCCCTGTGGCGCACGAACCATGCGATGCGAGGCGTTCCCGCCCCCGCGGGCACGCACCACCTCGTGATGACCTATCAGCCCCCCGGGGTGAGGCTCGCCGCGCTGTTGGCGGGCCTGGGTGTTTTGGGCTTCGTGGCGGTCATCGTGGGGGCGCGGCGTGAGCGGCACACGTAA
- a CDS encoding efflux RND transporter permease subunit — protein MGNVLERLVTFAVQRRSAVLAVSALVAAVAALTLPRLAVDAVPDVTNVQVSILTTAPGLSPSEVEQYITYPVETAMNGLPDMVEVRSVSKTAVSAVTLVFADHVDVWFARQLVSERLKQVESVIPPGYGRPELAPVSTGLGEIYEFYLDSSQHSPMELRTLLDWVVAPRLRSVPGVIEVNSMGGEAKEFQVVLDPKRMASFRLNLRDVLSAVKESSANVGGGYVEKNGEQIVLRGEAQFKDLEDIAATMLSANDDGTPILLVSRCGDPRGVGLALRGGHHARQGRNRRGHGDDAHRAELPGCGGRCEDAARGDRA, from the coding sequence GTGGGAAACGTACTCGAACGACTGGTCACCTTCGCCGTTCAGCGGCGCAGCGCCGTTTTGGCCGTCTCGGCGCTCGTGGCCGCGGTGGCGGCCCTCACGCTGCCGCGGCTCGCGGTCGACGCCGTGCCTGACGTCACGAACGTCCAGGTCTCGATCCTCACCACGGCGCCGGGGCTATCGCCGTCCGAGGTCGAACAGTACATCACGTACCCCGTGGAGACCGCCATGAACGGCCTGCCCGACATGGTGGAGGTCAGGTCCGTGAGCAAGACCGCCGTGTCCGCCGTCACGTTGGTGTTCGCGGATCACGTCGACGTCTGGTTCGCACGCCAGCTCGTGTCCGAGCGGCTCAAGCAGGTCGAATCGGTGATCCCGCCCGGCTACGGACGCCCGGAGCTGGCGCCCGTCTCGACGGGGCTGGGGGAGATTTACGAATTTTACCTCGACTCCAGCCAACACAGCCCGATGGAGCTGCGCACCTTGCTCGACTGGGTGGTGGCCCCGCGCCTGCGCTCCGTTCCGGGGGTGATCGAGGTGAACTCGATGGGCGGAGAGGCCAAAGAGTTCCAGGTGGTCTTGGACCCCAAACGCATGGCGTCCTTCCGGCTGAATCTGCGGGATGTCCTGAGCGCCGTGAAGGAGAGCAGCGCGAACGTGGGCGGCGGGTACGTCGAAAAGAACGGCGAGCAGATCGTGTTGCGGGGAGAGGCGCAGTTCAAGGACCTGGAGGACATCGCCGCGACCATGCTGAGCGCAAACGATGATGGGACGCCCATCCTGCTTGTCTCACGTTGCGGAGATCCGCGTGGGGTCGGCCTTGCGCTACGGGGTGGTCACCATGCACGGCAAGGGCGAAATCGTCGCGGGCACGGTGATGATGCTCATCGGGCAGAACTCCCGGGATGTGGTGGCCGGTGTGAAGACGCGGCTCGAGGAGATCGCGCGTGA